A window of Anaerobaca lacustris genomic DNA:
CCGATGCGTCTCTTGTTCGACGGCGGCTGGACCGACGTTGTCGCACCCCGGTCGAAGATCGACTATATTCTCGTCCGGTCGTCCGACCCGTGGCAGGTGGAAGACGTGATCATCGTCGACGAGCCTGTCGCCTCCGACCACGATCCTATTCTCGCCGTTCTGCGGTGGCAGGGCGCCGACCGCAACCGGTAACGAATTGCCGGATGCCGTGTCGGCTGCACTCATGGCCCGAACCGGACCGATGCGACCTCTCGGAAGGATGCGTCATGGAAAAACTCGTGTTCGCTGACGCATGGCAGGACTTCTTCAGCCGGCACCGCATGGAGACCTTCAGCCACTTCTTCGACGAAGCACAGGGAACCTGCGTCAACACGAACAAGAAGCGAAACGTCCTCAAGCTTACGATCGAGGACACACCGGTCAGAACGTTCTTTCTCAAGCGATTCTACCTCGGGCAGGTGAAGGACACGATCGGCGCCGTGTGGAGATTCGGCCGGCCCATGTCGCAAGCGGCGATCGAGTGGACCAACGCGTGTCATCTCCAGAGACACGGGATTCGAACCGGCAATCCCGTATGCTTCGGAGAGCAGATGGTCATGGGCTTTGAGCGACGATCCTTCCTGCTCACCGAGCAGATCGAGGGCATCTGTCTGATGGATTTCCTCGTCGAGCGGTGGCGGAAGCTTCCTCGTGCAACGCAGGAGCAGATCGTGGTGGAG
This region includes:
- a CDS encoding lipopolysaccharide kinase InaA family protein — protein: MEKLVFADAWQDFFSRHRMETFSHFFDEAQGTCVNTNKKRNVLKLTIEDTPVRTFFLKRFYLGQVKDTIGAVWRFGRPMSQAAIEWTNACHLQRHGIRTGNPVCFGEQMVMGFERRSFLLTEQIEGICLMDFLVERWRKLPRATQEQIVVEMAKLARRLHDVNVSLPDLYIWHIFIRHDPATGGYALSVIDLHRMIPKARTASERFKSLARLHWSMSSRYFDDDLKDLLISAYAEAGPTDGNCLLRSIRRNALTLARRGRDVGRYYPKTNLPSSR